Proteins encoded by one window of Arachis hypogaea cultivar Tifrunner chromosome 1, arahy.Tifrunner.gnm2.J5K5, whole genome shotgun sequence:
- the LOC112697501 gene encoding transcription factor bHLH35, with protein sequence MDKASIIKDAIDYIEHLHEQEKRIQDEIMELESEKLKNPIIAAAGDYDFEQDLPVLLRSKKKRPDNLLFDTSASSSSRNNINYFPIELIDLRVTYKGEKIFVVSLTCSKRTDTMVKLCEVFESLKLKIITANITSFSGTLSETLFVEADEEEKDHLQLRIQTAIAALNDPQSPMSI encoded by the exons ATGGATAAGGCATCAATCATAAAGGATGCAATTGATTACATAGAGCACTTGCATGAACAAGAGAAAAGGATCCAAGATGAGATAATGGAGCTTGAATCTGAGAAGCTCAAGAATCCAATTATTGCAGCAGCAGGAGACTACGATTTTGAACAGGATCTTCCCGTTCTTCTCAGATCTAAGAAGAAGAGACCCGATAACCTTCTCTTTGATACCTCAGCTTCTTCTTCCTCAAGAAATAACATCAACTATTTTCCTATTGAACTCATTGAT CTGAGGGTAACATACAAGGGAGAGAAGATATTTGTGGTGAGCTTGACATGCAGCAAAAGAACAGATACAATGGTGAAACTGTGTGAGGTCTTTGAATCTTTAAAGCTCAAGATCATCACTGCTAATATTACTTCTTTCTCAGGCACACTCTCCGAGACGCTCTTTGTTGAG gcagatgaagaagaaaaagatcatCTGCAGCTAAGGATCCAAACAGCCATTGCAGCTCTTAATGATCCCCAAAGCCCAATGAGCATCTGA
- the LOC112697492 gene encoding uncharacterized protein, producing MDSLLASYASSDEEEDEQQQQKLTAAVPSKTTSSSSSAVSSLFSSLPQPKSSSSSLFQSLPQPNQHSVTAIHDNDDTSAPSSSKFTGSSSLFTSLPKPKSQIQPPQPQPKKVVQFRPPTIPISRPSAPDDDDDEDEEEERNRRRKMASSIQAPSVKSFLSSIPAPRNSATLGVQSSSGSGRRSIIETEAPASEPEPELEPAMPSSSGVSDGGVVVDQNSAGCVNYESYSGYQYGSDQNAGSSYYMDGGASYGGYGAGYDQSSGFQPEDGVPGTAGYGNGDGAYANYGAYADYGNNWSNGSSASVTAEPLASGPAESAAIFPKKRGRNEIPSEIIEVKQDELIKNRPREDQVKLTGIAFGPSYQPVSTKGKPSKLHKRKHQIGSLYFDMKQNEMKLAERRAKGMLTKAETQAKYGW from the exons ATGGATTCTCTGTTAGCGAGCTACGCTTCTTCagacgaagaagaagatgagCAACAACAGCAGAAACTAACCGCAGCTGTTCCCTCCAAAACGACGTCGTCTTCCAGCAGCGCTGTctcctctcttttctcttctcttcctcaacccaaatcttcttcttcttcgctgtTTCAATCTCTTCCTCAGCCGAATCAACATTCAGTTACCGCAATCCATGACAACGACGACACGTCTGCACCCTCTTCCTCCAAATTCACCGGAAGCTCTTCCCTTTTCACTTCTCTCCCTAAACCTAAATCCCAAATCCAACCACCACAACCACAACCCAAAAAGGTGGTTCAATTCAGGCCTCCAACTATCCCCATCTCTAGACCTTCCGCACCCGACGATGACGATgatgaagacgaagaagaagaacgaaaccGAAGAAGAAAAATGGCGTCTTCAATTCAAGCTCCATCGGTGAAGTCATTCTTATCCAGCATTCCGGCGCCCCGCAACTCCGCCACCCTAGGCGTCCAATCCAGTTCTGGTTCCGGCCGTAGATCCATCATCGAGACGGAGGCGCCAGCATCTGAACCGGAACCGGAGCTAGAACCAGCTATGCCTTCAAGTTCTGGTGTTTCGGATGGCGGTGTTGTTGTTGATCAAAATTCAGCTGGTTGTGTGAATTATGAGAGTTACAGCGGTTATCAATATGGGAGTGACCAGAATGCAGGGTCAAGTTATTACATGGATGGTGGTGCTAGTTATGGCGGTTATGGTGCTGGTTATGATCAAAGTTCGGGTTTTCAGCCAGAGGATGGGGTTCCTGGAACTGCTGGTTATGGAAATGGTGATGGTGCCTATGCAAATTATGGTGCATATGCTGATTATGGGAATAATTGGAGTAATGGGTCGTCAGCTTCAGTGACTGCAGAGCCGCTGGCATCTGGGCCTGCCGAGAGTGCGGCGATATTTccgaagaagagaggaaggaatgAGATTCCCTCGGAAATCATAGAGGTGAAGCAGGATGAGTTGATCAAGAACCGGCCAAGAGAGGATCAGGTCAAGCTCACTGGGATAGCTTTTGGACCCTCTTATCAG CCTGTATCAACGAAAGGGAAGCCGTCAAAGCTGCATAAGAGGAAGCATCAAATTGGTTCCTTGTATTTTGATATGAAACAAAATGAAATGAAGCTCGCAGAGCGGCGCGCAAAGGGTATGCTTACCAAAGCTGAAACACAAGCAAAATATGGATGGTGA
- the LOC112697506 gene encoding uncharacterized protein encodes MPTLNLFTNIPVDTVVASDILRDATKAVAKIIGKPESYVMILLNGSVPIAFAGSEEPAAYGELISIGGLDPSVNGKLSSTIADILKTKLFIDSSRFYIKFYDVQRSFFGFNGSTF; translated from the exons ATGCCGACGCTGAACTTGTTCACCAACATCCCCGTCGACACCGTCGTTGCTTCCGACATTCTCAGAGACGCCACCAAAGCTGTTGCTAAGATAATCGGAAAACCCGAATCC TATGTGATGATACTGTTGAATGGGAGTGTCCCTATTGCGTTTGCTGGCTCTGAGGAGCCAGCTGCTTATGGTGAACTCATCTCCATTGGTGGCCTTGATCCTTCTGTTAATGGCAAACTAAGTTCCACCATTGCTGACATCCTGAAAACTAAGCTTTTCATTGATAGTTCCCGATTCTATATCAAGTTCTATGATGTTCAG CGCTCATTCTTTGGGTTCAATGGCTCAACCTTCTAG